The following DNA comes from Lutra lutra chromosome 14, mLutLut1.2, whole genome shotgun sequence.
aaaaataaatttaaaaatctttggggaaaaaaaaaaaaaagaaataatgctaaCTAGGCCCTGTTCCAGGCTAGTTGAGTACATGTCTGGGAATGGGCCCCCACCACCGTGTCTGTGTTAAATAGAAATCCAGGGGTGATTTTGATGAATATCTGGGCAGGAAGCAGGGCCTAGATGATCCCTGCAATCTACTGTATAACTGAGCTTCTCTGAGGgacctgggactccatcccggacCTGCCTCCTGTTCTGTGTGGCCCAGATTCAGTGTCTTCATTACTCTGTGCCTTATTTCCCCATCTGCACAGTGGACAATTAACTCCACAGTCTTCCCGGTCCACAGGATGGCATGGAAGAAGAATGGAATTTTGAGTGTCTGGACCACTACATGAAAAGCATGTTCTTGGCTTTTGGGATTATTCTCACGTACTTGCAATCACATCTGTGGAGAAGAACTCAAAGACACAGAAATCCTTTGCTGTGAATGGTTTGATGGATTTCACATCTTTGGCTCTTCATGTGTCCTTTCAGTCCACCTTGACCCCCAGTTTGGCCTATTCCAACATTTTCAAGTACTAACTGAATTTTTATCATTGCCTTTTTGACATTTCAGGCTTATTTTGAAATTGTTACAGGCTCACAGGAAGTTGTAGGAAGAGACTTGTATGCCTTTTCTTCAACTCCCCCCCCGCCACAATGGCTAACTCCAAATGACTATAGTACAGGGTCAAAACCAGGGAAGTGACATTGgcactgtgtgtatatatatatatattttaacgattttatttatttatttgacacagagagagatcacaagtaggcagagaggaaggcagagagagagtgggcagcaggctctctgctgagcagagagcccgatgcggggctcgatcctaggatcctgagatcatgacctgaaccaaaggcaaaggcttaacccactgagccacccaggtgcccccaacactgtgtgtatattttaaagataaaataggtTATGAGTTCATCTTACAAATTAAagtttttgagatttttacttAATCTAATTATGAATTTTTTCTCCTGATCCAGAATGTCTAAGTGATGCTCATGTTCTTACTATCTATTCCACAATGCACTACAACAGCCTCAGAGTaaggaaatcaacaaaacaaCCTTCAAAACCACGGCTGAGTAGagtttaagttttttgttttgttttttttttttttttttgctttgctttttgtcCATAAGATAGATCCTTCTAAAAATAGTGTCTGATTGTTGAGTACTGAAAACTcactggaggtggggggggatgtGATACTGACCTTTAGTGTGTTGGTTCCAATGCCATGGTGCCCTCAGAAAGTTCTTTGTGGTGGGGAGAACTGTAAGAAGAGTCTGGGGAAACGCATCACAACCCTGAATGCCGCCAAGCTGGGGCAGACACCTAGGAAGTTTGTGTGTCCCCCACCGTCACATGGACTTGGGCTGGCAGAAGCAAGATCCCAGCACTGTGGTGGCTGGGAGAACTGGTGCCCAGCGACAAACGGGGCCTTCCCCGGGTGATCACCGCTGGCCGTCCTGGGGTGCTTGGAAGAAAGGCCTGTCTCTGGGGAGTCAGATGAGCAGAAAGGGCAGAAAGGGGCCCACACCCTTGCCAAGGGACATAATCGCCTGCACTTGGGAGAAGCTGCATGAGAGGGAATCTGGCATCACTGAGTAGGACACTTTTGAGCAAACCAAGGCCACCATAGGTAATGCAAAGAACTGGAGCAAGGTTGTCCAGGCCTATGAGCCCATCTGGGCTACAGGTACTGGTCAGACTGCCACAGGAAGTACATGGAACGCTCCAGGGCTGGCTTGAGTCTCACGTGCCCAATGCCGTGGCTCGGAGTGTCGCATTTATCTGTGGAGGTCCCGGGACGGGAGCAAGCTGCAAGGAGCTGGCAAGCCAGCCGGCTGTGGGCGGCTTCCTCAAGCCCAAACGGGGAGACAGCATCCATGACAAACTGCACCCCATCTGCTTCCCCActcttcctgctcagccagggacAGCATAGCTCAGAGACCCTCTTACTGTgcaccccactgccccccccaaaCTGCACCTGCTTCTGGATGGTTCACCTGCCCCCTCTCATGGCCTAATCCAAACCATACCCCTTCTTTATCTTTACCCCTTGCCCTGTAATAGTTGGGACAGGCCTCTCCTTTCTCCGCTTGTCGTCATGGTTAGCATGACACAGGGGACCAAGGTGGCTTCTCTtggttgggaggggggaggggtggtggagtTTGCTTGCGGGTCCCCTCGGTCCTCaatgagagcaggagagagaagccaTCCTCTTCTCCCGTCTGGCGCCACGAGGCTGAGGGCTGAGAGCCAGGGGTGCGGCTCTGTCCCGGGGTGCCGACGCCTGTGTGTGGTTTGTGGTATGAACCTGCGAAGTTCCACACACGGGGAAGAGAAACACCCGGCGCTTCAACCAAATCACTTGGGCTCTTTTCTCTCCATGCACTTTTATCCTCTAGCCCATGTATGTTTCAGTTCCCTTGCCTCATTTTTGTGTCCCTTTTAGATAGGGCCTTTTTAAACCTTTCTATCCTAATGGTTTTGTTTTGAGCATCAGCAAACAGAGAAAAGCTGAGAGAACTTTACAGCAAACACCAGTACACTCAGCACCTAGATTCTATGGTAACATTTGACTGAATTTGCTTGATTCCATATGTTTTCACCCATCAGTTCTCTATTAGTTTATCTTCGTTTTTGTTGTGTGGGAAAGCAGTCAGTACCATTAGCTGATAAAACACATCAGTGTGCATACCGTGATGACTTCAGTCCCATCTTgtttacaagaaaaagaaagtatttctgCTCTAGTAGTTTTTGGCAGGTTAAATATAATAAACCCGTTCTTTGTTTAGAGCAACAAAGTTGAAAAGGGTGATAATGACGTGTTGTCTGTTCCGTGGATGTCCCCTAAGTGACCACCCCCCACACCAGTCAGTTCCAGCTCTCAGGAAAATACCAACCTTACAGTTCCGTGGCctgtagaatatttaaaaaagattctcgGTAGTGTTTGTATTCCCAAGGCTTCTCCCACGTCTGACCTTCTTCTGCTCTAGAGGTTGCTTCTGTGTTTTTCAACTTCCACCCAAACATAGgatatacatcttttaaaaaaatctcatccaCAAAATGCACTCAAAGCTTTGTTAGCTTATCAACAGGTTTATTTTACTGAATGTTTTGGGAGAGAATGTTCTGGTTAGAAACGGGAGATTATATCCTGCCCCACACAGCCGTTAAaaccttcatgtatttgtcaTGTTTAGCTGGCGACTCAGAAATAGGCTTTTCCCTTATTTGTCTTTCCTGCAGTACACTTTAGTTTTTCGTACATGTGAGGTCATGTCCAGCCGCATGTCTGGAGCACAGAGATCCTCTGTGACTGCCGGTGGCTGGATAACCGTATACAGCAGGGTTTGAGTTTCTTCTGAGGTTAGAGACTTGGCCTCCTGAGCAGGGGGTCTTGGCTGCAGGAGGGCCCTGGGAAAAGGGCCCTGGGGCCGGAACATGGCAGTGACCCCCTGCAgtcccttctccttttttctttctcatcttttctctttcgCTTTGCCTTCCGATCTGGTAGGTCAGTGCCCCTGGccacaatgaaaaagaaatcctttctgtttttgttttctgttttctatgctttttaaCTTCTGAGTGGATGGTCAGATATCTTCCAGATACAGAATGCATACATGCACAAATATGCAGGAGTGTGCCTGTGTGAGCTCCGGAGTCAGGGTGTGTGGAGAGAGATGCGTGAGGCATGTGCACAGGAGCAGCCTCTGCCCTTGGTTCAGGATCACAGTCTCTGGGAATTCACGCCTTGAGTGTGTGAACCAAGCCACGGGAGGGTCTTTGGATGGATGCATGGGCGTCCTGTGTGTGCGTGCCTGCAGATACACGGGAGTGCGCACGCAGCTACACCTGCATGTGACTGGTGTGCAGGCCGAGGAGGGACTGAAATCTTCGCTGTTTAAGACTCCTCTGTGCAGGAGACCAGGCAGACTGAGGATGGAAGCCGCTTGTTCCAAATGCAAAGCCAGAAGGAAAAAGGCTCTTGTTGGTCTAGCAGGtcacaggtgccccaagcagcATTCATCAGTCTTGGCTAATGAGTACAGCGGTGTGTTACAGAAGAACGGACGCTCCTTTCAAAGGCACATGGacggaaggggaaagaaaggggagaggggatcggggagggaagaaagaggggagtCAGCAGACAGCTGAGTCTGTGTTCTATCAACTGTTCTGTATTTCAGCATGTTCTAGGTTTCTGAAAGCGGTGATCAGCAAAAATGTTTGTTCTATTTCCTATGAACACATTAAACAGGTAATGGTGACCTCCAGTTCAACTCACAGCATTGAGGTCGGTGGCCAGCCTGAGAGCCTTCTCGTAACACTGCAAGGCTTCGCTCACTTCCCCTTTCAATTTGTGGATGAATCCAAGGATGCTCAAACTTTCCACCACACGGACATCCTGACGAACACATCTCTTTGCCAGCTTCTCTAAGGCAGTGAGAATCTTTTCGCTGGTGTGGGAGGCTGTTTTGATTTTGAGACCTTTTAAATAATGGGTGATTGCGTTATCTGCAGATCTCTTGTGAAGCTCTTGGAAATGGCCGTAGTGGTAATGAATCATTTGCTGTAGTTGATCGTTGGTGTTCTCCCTGCACAGCACTTTCTGAAAAGCGTCCTCCGCCTCTGCGTATCGGCCGATTTCTGCATACAGGTCAGCCAGGTCGATGTAAGCCAACTCAAATGTGGGCTTTATCGCCAAAGCCTTTTGAATTTCACCTATAGCCAAGTGAACCAACCTGCGGACATTTTCTCTGTCCTGTCCCCGGGGCTGCCAGTTGGCGGCTCTCTTGATTGCGATCATTTGTGCTCTGTAGCAAAGCCCTACCTGGTGGTGCAGGAAGGCAGAGGACGGGGTGGCCCGCAGGGCCATTTTTAGGAGCTGAAGAGCTTTATCCAGACAGCCTTTTCTTCGGTAAAACTTGGCCGCGTACCGCAAGACGTAGGTCTGCGAGGACGTGTTGCCTAGTGCTTCTTCTATGTACTTTTCTCCTTCAGCTTCTTGACCTACGTCCTGGAGCTTCAAGCCAAGGAGAGCCTTAACATACGCATCTTCTGGGTTCAGCCTGATGGCCTCTCTCAGGGGCCGCAGACACAACGCCTCGCTAACCTGTGTTGTTTTGTTAAAGCCGTCCAGGCGGTAGGTGGAGATCGCATACCCAGTGCTGAATTCAGGGCTTTCTGGGTCCACTGCCAGAGCCTTCTCAAAGCAGGCCTTGGCCCGTTCATAGTTCTTCCCCCCACATTTCAGCAAGGCCCACCCCTCCTCGCAGTCCATCTGGGGACACTGCACGCTGTAGCGGGAGGAAGCCCCGAGCTTCTTGCAGGCGTCCTCCACCTTGTCCAGGTAAGCCTGGGCTTCCTGCGGCCTGCCCATGCGGTGATGCAGCCAGGCGTAGTTGCCCCACGTGACCAGACTTCTCGCCTCTGACTGGGCGGCCTGTTCCTGCCGGATCAAGGCTTCTGCTTCCCGCAGGCTCCCCAGGGCTTCCTGGTTCTGGCCCTTGAGGTGTTTCACGTAGGCCAGCAGGTTGTGGATCCCCGCGTTGTATCTGGTGTCCAGGAAATCAATCTCATCCAAGATCCTGTTTTCTAAATCGGGCAGCTCGGTGGCTTCCACTAGCAACTCCCACGTGAAGTGACATCTCAGCTGAACCAGGCTCTCTTCAAGGAGATTCCCTTGGGATTTGTCACTGAAAACATAGACGACAATTATTTGCAATTTTAGGAGCGCTCAGTGTAATGGAAACGAAGCCATCACTTTGACTGGTCAAGTACTACCCCCCACTGTTCTTTCCTTCCCAGTATCTGTTGCCTTTCTGCCTTCTGTGGTCATTGACATGAAAGCCTGAGGAAATGCTAATTCCTTCATGGTGCCAACAGGTAGGGTATGTGTTCTCTAGAAGCAACTTGAAAGAGGTTAACTCTGCTAATGTCAACATCATTTTAGCCCCACCCTCAACACTACAAAAcccttctgtccctctgccccctcttaACATTGCTTGATACATCCCTAAGCCCATCTGAAGAAAAGTGGAGATAGCGTCCCCCTGTGTTGGGCCATTTTTGGACCCTGCTGGATGGCCTTCATATTTTTGTCTGCGTTCAGACATGTTTGTGGAGTGGCCTGGTTGTCGTGATCTGTCCTGGTGTCAGGGTTCCCAATCTAGTGTTGATGTCATGCGTAGGTGCTGTGGGAGGACATTGGTTCTTGCTGTGGGTCACTGTCCAGCAACACCAGGGCCTAGCTGATGGTGTGGGGCTGGCTCCCAGGTGTGGGGGCTCgctcttctttctcttcaggGAACTTCTACATTGTGGCTTCAGCACACAGAGGGGTGTCCTGACATTTCTTAAGTTGAAGGTTATATAGACAAGAAGGATTACCCAGAAAAAGAATATCGAACAGGAAATGTGTCTATTTCATGCATTCCagtataaaggtttttttttttttttttttttaggaaaagtgTATGCTTCAGAAGGAACATAGTATAAGATCTCTCTCTGGATGAGTTTAAGACATCTTTCTATCTCTCATCGAGGGAGGGACTTGGGCAATTTGCAGTAGACCACATTTGCCCATTCCTAGTTCCTGGAACAATGTAGGCCCTCTTAACATCTTATAAGCACAGGAAATGGTTTGGATCTGTGTGTTCCTCCCAAACTCAGCACGTCTCAAGACTGCCCATATATAGAGAAGCCCAGTCCCACTCCCTAAGTATGCTCTGATGATAGAAGTAGCAGTAAAGCTCTTTTAGCAAAATGGGAGCATGGAAATGGAGAGTGGGAGTACCcagggggcagaaggaagggaacCAGGGCCAAGAGGGCCCACAGTGGAAGCAGACGTTCACTTAAAGGGAAGAGTGGCTTTCAGCCAAACATTGCTTTATGTGGAGGGGGATATCTGAGTttgctcaggtatgatctcaggaccccatgTCATgtccggctccatgctcagcggggcgtctgtctgcttgtccctctgccccccaccccaggcttgtgcacgctctctctcaaataaacccttaaaaaaatgaaaagaggaaaaatccatTGATGTATATAATTCAAGctatttttctcttgttcacCTGGCTCTGATCGGTTGGATTCATGGGCCCAGCCACTGAAAGTGGGTTCGAAGGAGAAAGACTTTTGCTTGCCTGCACTATATAAGCTCACTTCCAGCCACCGCTTTGAGTAACGCATCCCTGAGCTCCCCCATGTGTACGGGTGGATGTCCCAGTTAATAAACAGCTGTTTTTCTCTTGCCGGTCTTTCTCTTGTCAGCCTAATTGGTAGGATGACAGGCCAGGAGTGTAGGGGAAAAAGATTTCTTCTCCTCCCTTACACTGTCGTAAAACTTACCAGCGATTCTGACGCCGTGCTGAGCACGTGAGTCTTTTTAGCATATTGACAAACCTGAGGGGGGTCGTGAGTCCCCTCACTCCATGCTTGAAGGACCCGCACTCACCAGAACATGGTGAGACCACTGtttgggaaaaggaaggaagaaggggtaCTGGTGGCTGTGCAGTCATTGGCGGCAGACACCAAGGGGAGGGGCTGCAGAAAAGAGCTGACACATCAGGCCTAGACTACGATCCTTAGAAAGACCCTCCTGCGAGGTTTGCCCTTGGCTGGCATCTGGCAACTTGGATTTTTGGAATGTTCTCACCATTCCCTAACCGGTTAGTTTGGATTACCGTGCCCAAGATGTTCATGCAGACAATGTGGTTAACGCTGACACCTGCTTTCCACCTGGGAGCTGGAATTTTGATATGTGCTAATAAGCAGAGGGTGCCCGTGTGATGGGTCCCCAGTAAAACCCTTGGGCACTGAGGCTCCAACTAGCTTCAGAGGTGTGGTCACATTCAATGCTGGAGGAATTAAGCACATCCTGTAGGATTCTACTGGGACAGAACTCTGGGGAATTTGCGCCTGAGTTTCTCTTGCCTTCACCGCCATGTTCTATTTCCCTGTGCTGAGTTTGCTTTTGTTGTAATAAGTCTAATGCACGAGCAGGATTATATGTTGAGTCCTGTGAGTCTTTCGAGTGAATCACCAGACCCAGAGGTGTGTCTTGGGGACTCCTGATGCCAACTCCCTAGTATTCTCATTGGAAAACACAATGTAGCAGCCTATTAGGGAATGGTAATTCCATCCAGCGGAGCAAAGGACAGGGAAGACAGGCCAAGAATTGCTGAGTGTGAGTCTGTCTCCACCTTTCCCAATTTCCTATGAGAATGAACCAAAAATGAACCACAGAGGAAAATCCTAGAGGCCAAGGCTAGTATTTCCTGAGATGTGAATGACTTTGACAAAATGGAGCTCCCCATGTCAGCTGCTGGTGGTTCTGGAGGGGCTGCTCCCACCCGGCACGGACATAATTCTAAATTTCTCTGCATGTAGCTTGAGGAGCATTACCACTGTCAGGGTCCTGTGAATTGGCCGGATCAGGATGAATTTAAAAACCCGAGACTAGATTGCAAAAGAcggtgagaaggaggaggaagatggaaagTCAGAACACTCAGGAATCACACACGGGAGTCAATGTGAGGGTGGGGAGTTTGGGCTAAGTGGAGAAAATGACAGGCAAAGAGTCTAGTAGAAATCCACAAATCGGGGCTCTGAGCTGCCCTTGTAGGAGAGCCTGAAACCTCTCGGCTTGTGCCAGCAGAATCAGGACATAGCATCTCAGAATGCACAGAAATACACGGGAGCAGAGTGCTTTGGTTTCATACAGTTACGGGCTCGAGTGCCAGTCAGACCTCTCCCTAGCTGTGCAGTGTCAGGCAAGTTAGccaacctttctgagcctcctaCCTTCCACACCGGATTTTAGATGCTAGTAACGGATGGAGCACAGATCCTGGAAAGTAGTTCAGAGGCCAGCATGTCAACCTGCTCTTGTTTCATTGTTACTGTTTTGTAGCTTAGGACACTTACTGTTTTCTCTTCCCAGCACCCTCCTCTAGGATTCAGGGAAGTCGTTGTGGAAGATGTGATCCCTGAGCTCCTGATAATGGCAGTGTCATAGTTCTCAGTGGAGACAATGTGTTCCtatattcttcaaaattttttgaGAGCCTTGTTCATTCCAGGCACTATGGGGCTGGGGACGGGCATACAGTTGTGAGCAGAGGACTTAGAGTCTCTGCCTCCTCGGAGCTGGTAAGCTTGAGGGGAGGAGCCCATGGTTTCCCCTGGGAAGACTGgcacctcccacctccccgcgCTCCTCCAATTATCTCTTTCGTGGACAGCCCAGGAATCTGCTGGGACATGCTGTGTGGTCACCAGTCGAGCCTGCCCCACAGCCTCGGTAGCAAAATGGCTTGGGTCTCGGAGCTCAAAATACCCACTGGGTTCCTGGCTGGGTGAGGTTGGGTATGGCCCCAGGTAGTAAGGAAGAGAGGATGTCAGTGGAAACCAACAGTTTATGTTACTCCCTCTGGGTCTCCAGGGGTAGAGTTTTGCGAGGTCAGGCTCACACaccagaaagactgggggtgttcCCTCAGACAACGGTAGACGGTAGATGGAGAGGCATCTTTTCAATAAAATTGTCCAGCAGCAAAATACATCACAGCTTACATGTGTAGGTCAGGACCAGTCAATAGAAATTCCGGGAGCCTCAACACTGTCTAGAAGGTGGATGGGACTCGAAGCATAGAAGGACAGCCTGGGTGGTAACCCCTGCTGGGGAAACCTCCAATCTCCCTGATCGCCACCGCTATTTAGAATCTGGGTCCTTGAGCGTGTGTGTTTGCATATGGCGGGCCACTCCACACCACACTGCCCCGCAGAGGTAGCGGTAGCAGTCCCCACCTTGCCCCTAACCCCATGCTCTTTCACGCTCTCAATGTTGGTTTCCATGGCAATAGTCTTTATTTGGGCCCAGCCACTCCTCTGAAACTGGACACAAGAGACAGTGCTACTCCAGGCCAAGGCTGGCCAGGAGTCAACAGTTCAGTGCTGGGCACCCAGCTGCACCCTCAGCCTTGCGGGAACCAGCAGACAATTCAGGGCTTGGCAGGGGGCACCTCACTGAAGTCTGCTGCTTTTATAGCCAATGTAGCTTATGAAACGCCTTCCCAGAATTCCCCTTCTGCATGAGGAGAGACTCAAGTTTCTGACCCTCCACTCACAAAGGAGATGGGAATGCCAGGCCCTCTGTCTTGTCTGGGTACTGGCATAGCCAACAGTCTTCCTCTGCACACAGGTAATCGGATGAGACCACGAGGAAAGCGTACGAATGTGGGCCTTGGAGTGGGTGAGAAGAGCCGGACGGTTGCTGCATGGAGGACGACACTATGGGCTTCCCAGCTGGGAGGTGactatttgaatattttcattcacTCAGGAGGGTGAAGATCTTTGTCCCCCTCCAGCCTCGTACTAGTGCCCCTTACACACAGTCAGGGAGGCCACTGCCCACATATTTCTGGGTGAAGAACCACCCTGTTCAGTAGCAGCAGCTGCTGACTGGGCCCTGGGCTCAGCGCCTGGCCTGGAACAGGGTCAAGGGCAGGCCAGCTCCTCCTCAGACCTACCCCGGGCATGCTGAAAATAGTACGGTACGACTGTATCATTTATCCACTGTCCCTAGATACTGTCCTGAAGAGAAACTTGGGAAAGGAGTGTCACCCTTAGTCACACATACAAACCACACACTTACTTCAATCCTGAGtcgaaattaaaaaaaaaatttattataacaTCACTATCAAGAACACATATTTACTGGAGTATTGCGATCgagaatatatataaacacagGGCTGAAGCCAAGAGGAAGATAAGGAATATTCTAGGGTTAGTCCAAAGGTGGTCTTTCAGGGGCTCCAGAAGGCGAGATGGCAGTGGGGCAGAGGCCGGGAGAGCCTTTGGCAGGCAGCAACCAGCGGTGAGCCTCGGTGAGGAGGTTGGAGCAGGGAGAGCTGATGAACAGAGCGTGAACTGAGAAACAGCCAGTCCCACGCAGGCCTGAAGCCCTGCGTCCATAGGTGATTGCACTGTAAGGCCCATAGGCTAGAGGAGTGTTTGTGGCTGAGATGGAAATGGGAAGCAGATACGAGGAAGCAACCCTACAAATATACCCTAAAGCAATCCCGGGGCGTCCCGGGTTCCCTGACTGTGCTCCTGGCCCTCTGCTGCGTTTCCGCTCAGGCTTCCGGGAGCTCTGGGAGTGGGGTTGTGCCCGAGGCCTCACCGCCTTCATCAAGCTCAGCCAGCGGCAGGAAAAAGCTGCTTATGCCTGTGGGGCTGCTCCTTAAGAGGTAGCCCAGCTCCTTCTCGTAACATTCGGCTGCCTGCAGCAGCTCTCCATTCAGCTTGTGGATTAATCCTTGGAGATACCAAGAATTCGGTACGTTTTGCGGAGGCTGATTTCCAGCCAAGTTCTGTGGTGGgtattttgtctttccttcctccGTTGATTTTGCACTTGTGGGCAAACCTTCAAAATCACGTTGGGTAGCAGTGTCTTCTGACTTCGCATGACTCCCCTGAAAGTTGCGATAGTGCTGGGGGGGTTGTTGCCTCCGGGTGCCGGGGAGCTCCTTACTGCAAGCTAGCTGATGGTAGTCTTCTGTTTCCAGGGGCTCATCAGAATATGCATACAGTGGATCTACTCCCTTCTCAATAGCTTTAATCACATAGTCAATAGCACACTTCTTTAGTTCTCCAATCTTCTCTCCATTCCTACTAGCTTCGGATTCTCCTGTATTCTGAATTTGTTTGACCTTTGCCCTATAGCAGCACGCAATCTGGTGACAGAGGTAACCATCGTTTGGAATGGATTTCAATGCCTTTAGAAACAGTTCGATAGCTTTGTCTAGATCCCCTTTTTTTTGATAAAACGTGGCTGCACTGCGAAGGACATCTGCTTGGCGAGGCATGTCCTCCAGGGCCTCCAGGACCAACCGCTCGCTGTCAGCTTCTCCATTCATCTTCTGCAACTTCAAAGCCAAGAGCACCTTGACGTACTGATTGTCGGGATTCAGCTCCAGGGCCTGCTTCAGAGCGTCCACGGAGCACAGCTTCTGTGGTTTATTATCCAGATAGTACGTCGCGATGGCCAGCCCTGAAGAGGATTCCGGGTCGTTGGGCTTCTCCTCCAGAGCTTTCTCAAAACACACCTTGGCCCTCTCGCTGTGCTGTGCTCCACACTTCAGCCATGTCCACC
Coding sequences within:
- the LOC125084603 gene encoding interferon-induced protein with tetratricopeptide repeats 1B-like, which encodes MEEEQVADKSDKSQGNLLEESLVQLRCHFTWELLVEATELPDLENRILDEIDFLDTRYNAGIHNLLAYVKHLKGQNQEALGSLREAEALIRQEQAAQSEARSLVTWGNYAWLHHRMGRPQEAQAYLDKVEDACKKLGASSRYSVQCPQMDCEEGWALLKCGGKNYERAKACFEKALAVDPESPEFSTGYAISTYRLDGFNKTTQVSEALCLRPLREAIRLNPEDAYVKALLGLKLQDVGQEAEGEKYIEEALGNTSSQTYVLRYAAKFYRRKGCLDKALQLLKMALRATPSSAFLHHQVGLCYRAQMIAIKRAANWQPRGQDRENVRRLVHLAIGEIQKALAIKPTFELAYIDLADLYAEIGRYAEAEDAFQKVLCRENTNDQLQQMIHYHYGHFQELHKRSADNAITHYLKGLKIKTASHTSEKILTALEKLAKRCVRQDVRVVESLSILGFIHKLKGEVSEALQCYEKALRLATDLNAVS
- the LOC125084601 gene encoding interferon-induced protein with tetratricopeptide repeats 3-like, with translation MEEEQVADKSEVNKDSLEKTLAQLKCHFTWNLPKEDGVLGDLEDRVCHQIESVNSECKATMSNFLAYIKHLRGHHEEALECLRRAEELIGREHPEQADIRSLVTWGNFAWVSYHLGRHADAQMYVDKVRRVCEKFSNPYSVECPELDCEEGWTWLKCGAQHSERAKVCFEKALEEKPNDPESSSGLAIATYYLDNKPQKLCSVDALKQALELNPDNQYVKVLLALKLQKMNGEADSERLVLEALEDMPRQADVLRSAATFYQKKGDLDKAIELFLKALKSIPNDGYLCHQIACCYRAKVKQIQNTGESEASRNGEKIGELKKCAIDYVIKAIEKGVDPLYAYSDEPLETEDYHQLACSKELPGTRRQQPPQHYRNFQGSHAKSEDTATQRDFEGLPTSAKSTEEGKTKYPPQNLAGNQPPQNVPNSWYLQGLIHKLNGELLQAAECYEKELGYLLRSSPTGISSFFLPLAELDEGGEASGTTPLPELPEA